A window of the Mesotoga prima MesG1.Ag.4.2 genome harbors these coding sequences:
- a CDS encoding family 1 glycosylhydrolase, with product MMKKEFMWIAGIEDTFVTKTDRTSARSLDEYELTQHYSNWEGDLEIIADTGFKYVRYGIPWYTVNPEKGRFDFSWTDRVFDFMGERGLIPIVDFIHYGTPHWMDNGFLNSCFPDYMADYELEVLERYKKSIDLFTPMNEPFITQEFCGRQSIWPPYLSGDDGFVKLLIATAKGIMKSVSSIKRELPNKYALHVEASGIFFSAERELQEEVKKMNEMRYLTYDLIQGKVDTKHCLFDYLYKNGVGSEDLDWFTENRITVDGFGVNYYPQLSVFEVSKEKGKIRTTPFYGGTEYLEKLIVSYHERYGGPIFLTETSINGEPDHQILWWRESLKLVEDLIDRGIDLKGYTWFPAIDLINWDYRYGSEPVEKYLEPMGFVSLKMDPFRQFRRSTGELATVMRNDLRGEE from the coding sequence CGGCAAGATCTCTCGATGAGTACGAGCTCACACAACATTACTCGAACTGGGAAGGAGATCTTGAGATTATCGCAGATACGGGGTTCAAGTATGTTAGGTATGGAATTCCCTGGTATACGGTGAACCCGGAAAAAGGAAGATTTGATTTCTCATGGACCGACAGAGTATTTGATTTCATGGGTGAGAGGGGCCTTATCCCAATAGTTGACTTCATTCACTACGGTACACCTCACTGGATGGACAATGGTTTTCTCAACAGCTGTTTTCCGGATTACATGGCTGACTATGAGTTGGAGGTTCTTGAAAGGTATAAAAAGTCAATTGATCTCTTCACTCCCATGAATGAACCGTTCATTACCCAGGAATTCTGCGGCCGCCAGTCAATCTGGCCCCCTTATTTAAGTGGGGACGACGGTTTTGTCAAACTCCTCATCGCGACGGCAAAAGGGATAATGAAATCAGTTTCGTCCATAAAGAGAGAACTACCTAACAAATACGCCCTTCACGTCGAAGCGTCGGGCATCTTCTTTTCGGCCGAACGAGAACTTCAAGAGGAAGTGAAGAAGATGAATGAAATGAGATATTTGACCTATGATCTTATACAGGGGAAGGTAGACACCAAACACTGTCTTTTCGATTACCTGTACAAAAACGGGGTTGGTAGTGAAGATCTCGACTGGTTCACAGAAAACAGAATAACGGTCGACGGATTCGGGGTTAATTACTATCCACAACTTAGTGTCTTCGAAGTCTCGAAAGAAAAGGGAAAAATACGCACCACACCGTTCTATGGAGGGACAGAATATCTCGAGAAACTGATTGTGAGTTATCACGAGAGATACGGTGGCCCGATATTCCTTACGGAAACAAGCATAAACGGAGAGCCAGATCATCAGATTCTCTGGTGGAGAGAGTCGCTCAAACTCGTAGAAGATCTGATAGATAGAGGGATAGACCTGAAAGGATACACGTGGTTTCCCGCAATAGATCTGATAAACTGGGATTATCGTTATGGATCCGAGCCAGTGGAGAAGTATTTAGAACCCATGGGTTTCGTCAGTCTCAAGATGGACCCCTTCAGGCAGTTCAGGAGATCTACGGGAGAACTAGCAACTGTCATGAGGAACGACTTGCGAGGCGAAGAGTAG
- a CDS encoding glycoside hydrolase family 2 protein, with the protein MRRRIDLGGDWLFEILENEPDDVGKIEPTKTIEIPGCVERTYPEVTSSQRYLYFEREFEYERNSDCSTILAFGAVDYLCKVFLNGSRLGSHRGGYLPFEFDISGVLSSRNRLQVLVFDPIDDRKINFRLIPHGKQNGDPNWYTNISGIWQGVWIEERPPVHICRLRVDTSYLKRSLEVAFTTNEEFDRACIGVFDKSDRLLASKRSVDKSISLSLPSCLPWSPETPSLYRLVVTLESGKSRDVIERRVGFRDFVAENGKLFLNGRDFYMKAVLDQDFYPQTLYTIPSEEFLRESFAKLKKIGINTIRHHVKVPDPKYMDIADEVGLIVWQDAPHFDLFSDEGSEELLELIDGAVRRDSHHPSLCLYSIINESWGINQTDPRQVKWLIEAYERFKERFPGIVWIDNSACVGNYHLKSDLNDYHFYVSSIDRQDKWNSLIELYSESPKSFYKGEHKNNAEGRPLVVSEFGNWSLPPEIWLRKKEKPYWFNHMFNDVPMTKPEGALERFDNSEISKEYSYRELFELSVENQEENLNIEIDKMRLHENIRGFVITELSDVFWECNGLLDFDRNFKIDPERMRAILDNDLFVSLLDKEELWIGEEVNLRIFLLKDIKRETLRIKIGEEIREMPLSGEKGDTVRVSLETDKFSEGLLKIEILLDKCVATLHAVLSRKDIAEITIINNPHFGLQKPLDRKSVVMLDRPGASFEYNGYKASTVAKDDLLSGDWITGIFWNSKLLSDVFPGGLFRRCHRSLIEDRPMISSSGYSRRLSGVVYGWLTDFYGYIDMVDDSIYLSTLHLDPKRPLANLLLRRLSDLHSI; encoded by the coding sequence ATGAGAAGAAGAATAGATCTTGGCGGGGATTGGCTGTTCGAAATCCTTGAGAATGAACCAGATGACGTTGGTAAAATTGAGCCGACAAAAACCATTGAGATCCCCGGGTGTGTTGAGAGAACGTATCCCGAAGTTACATCCTCTCAGAGGTATCTGTATTTCGAAAGGGAATTTGAGTACGAAAGGAATTCGGATTGCAGTACAATTCTAGCGTTCGGAGCGGTGGACTATCTTTGCAAAGTCTTTCTGAACGGCTCCCGGTTGGGCAGCCATCGGGGCGGGTACCTGCCTTTTGAATTCGACATATCCGGAGTACTGTCATCACGCAACAGACTCCAAGTTCTTGTCTTCGATCCCATAGACGACAGGAAGATTAACTTCAGGCTTATTCCTCACGGAAAACAGAATGGAGATCCAAACTGGTACACGAATATCTCAGGCATCTGGCAAGGAGTGTGGATAGAAGAAAGACCCCCGGTCCACATATGTCGGCTGAGAGTTGACACCTCGTATTTAAAGAGGAGCCTGGAGGTCGCGTTCACCACAAATGAAGAATTCGACCGAGCATGCATAGGAGTATTCGACAAATCAGACCGGCTTTTAGCGTCTAAGAGAAGCGTGGACAAGAGTATTTCGCTTAGCCTTCCCAGCTGCCTTCCGTGGTCTCCCGAAACTCCCAGTCTTTACAGACTTGTAGTCACTCTTGAATCAGGGAAGAGCAGAGATGTCATCGAGAGGAGGGTTGGGTTCAGAGACTTCGTAGCCGAAAACGGGAAGCTCTTCCTGAATGGACGCGACTTCTATATGAAAGCGGTTCTCGATCAGGATTTCTATCCCCAAACCCTTTACACGATTCCTTCAGAGGAGTTTTTGAGGGAGAGTTTTGCAAAGCTGAAGAAAATCGGTATCAACACGATCAGGCATCATGTGAAGGTTCCCGATCCTAAATATATGGATATTGCAGATGAGGTTGGTTTGATCGTTTGGCAGGATGCGCCGCACTTTGATCTCTTTTCTGATGAGGGAAGCGAAGAACTTCTGGAATTAATCGACGGTGCCGTGAGAAGAGACTCTCACCACCCATCGCTTTGTCTGTATTCGATTATCAACGAATCTTGGGGAATAAATCAAACAGATCCACGGCAGGTGAAATGGCTGATCGAAGCGTATGAGAGATTCAAGGAGAGATTCCCAGGTATCGTCTGGATCGACAACTCTGCCTGTGTGGGGAATTACCATTTGAAGAGTGATCTGAACGACTACCACTTTTACGTAAGCTCCATCGACAGACAGGATAAGTGGAACTCGCTGATTGAACTCTACTCTGAAAGCCCCAAAAGCTTCTACAAAGGGGAACACAAAAATAATGCAGAAGGAAGGCCCCTTGTCGTTTCTGAATTTGGGAACTGGTCGCTGCCCCCTGAAATCTGGCTACGAAAGAAAGAAAAACCGTACTGGTTCAATCATATGTTTAACGATGTCCCCATGACGAAACCGGAAGGGGCTTTAGAGAGATTCGACAATAGCGAAATATCGAAGGAATATAGTTATCGAGAGCTTTTCGAGCTTTCCGTTGAAAACCAGGAAGAAAACCTGAATATTGAAATCGACAAAATGAGACTTCACGAGAACATAAGGGGATTCGTAATAACTGAACTAAGTGATGTCTTCTGGGAGTGCAACGGTCTTCTTGACTTCGATAGAAACTTCAAGATCGATCCCGAAAGAATGCGAGCAATTCTAGACAACGACCTTTTCGTCTCTCTTCTAGATAAAGAGGAATTATGGATCGGAGAAGAGGTAAACCTCAGAATCTTTCTCCTGAAGGATATTAAGAGAGAAACGCTCAGGATAAAGATTGGAGAAGAGATCCGAGAGATGCCGTTATCTGGGGAGAAGGGTGACACGGTCAGAGTATCCCTGGAGACGGACAAATTCAGCGAGGGGCTGCTCAAGATTGAAATTCTGCTCGATAAGTGTGTTGCAACGCTCCACGCTGTTCTTTCCCGCAAAGATATTGCCGAGATCACGATCATCAATAATCCTCATTTCGGACTGCAGAAACCGCTTGACAGAAAATCGGTTGTTATGCTCGATAGACCGGGCGCTTCCTTTGAATACAATGGATACAAAGCGTCAACTGTTGCGAAGGATGATTTGCTCTCGGGCGACTGGATAACGGGAATCTTCTGGAACTCGAAACTGCTCTCCGACGTATTTCCCGGTGGATTGTTCAGGAGATGTCATCGCAGTCTAATAGAAGATAGGCCAATGATAAGCAGCTCGGGCTACAGCAGAAGGCTTTCCGGTGTTGTCTATGGATGGCTCACCGATTTCTACGGTTATATCGATATGGTAGATGATTCCATCTACCTATCCACTCTCCATCTCGACCCCAAAAGACCGCTGGCAAATCTGTTGCTTAGACGCCTTTCAGATCTTCATTCCATCTAA
- a CDS encoding DUF2089 domain-containing protein, giving the protein MKYSISNCPVCGGKMTITEYKCDSCGTTIRGRFELDDIMKLSAEQLDYLKTFIKNRGNLSEVQKELDISYPTARNRLEDIVRAMGYQVVDKDREEASRILERLESGELQPDEALEMLRKVRKKK; this is encoded by the coding sequence ATGAAATACTCTATAAGCAACTGTCCCGTCTGCGGGGGGAAAATGACGATCACTGAGTACAAATGTGATAGTTGCGGTACCACGATAAGGGGAAGATTCGAGCTTGACGATATTATGAAACTCTCCGCCGAACAGCTTGATTATCTGAAGACCTTTATCAAGAATCGAGGCAATCTCTCCGAGGTTCAGAAGGAGTTGGACATCTCCTATCCGACGGCGAGAAACAGACTCGAAGATATAGTGAGGGCAATGGGCTATCAAGTTGTCGACAAGGACAGGGAAGAGGCGTCGAGAATCCTAGAGAGGCTTGAATCCGGAGAACTGCAGCCAGATGAAGCTCTCGAGATGCTCAGGAAAGTCAGAAAAAAGAAGTAG
- a CDS encoding SHOCT-like domain-containing protein yields MDREEVLKILKLVADGKVSPEQGRDLLEEFFESYEEEKSGRKFSIEVVDNHSGKVEAHIRLPVRLAKFVGNFVKEKDANFKIGDRVVDYNLKEVLEEVIKSGESVEIETGDKRVTIKIED; encoded by the coding sequence TTGGATAGGGAAGAGGTTCTAAAAATCCTGAAGCTCGTTGCAGATGGTAAGGTTTCTCCCGAGCAAGGAAGGGACTTGCTTGAAGAGTTCTTTGAATCATATGAAGAAGAAAAGTCGGGAAGGAAATTCTCTATAGAGGTTGTGGATAACCATTCGGGGAAGGTCGAGGCCCATATAAGACTTCCCGTGAGGCTAGCAAAATTCGTCGGAAACTTTGTAAAGGAAAAGGACGCGAACTTCAAGATAGGAGACAGGGTTGTCGACTACAATCTGAAGGAAGTCCTCGAAGAGGTAATCAAGAGCGGCGAATCCGTTGAAATAGAAACCGGGGACAAGAGAGTAACGATAAAGATAGAGGATTGA
- a CDS encoding DUF4097 family beta strand repeat-containing protein: MVVEKKFEFDSAGIEILKISSASADLQIDLVEDGNVIAYVEVDSNDYVPEAESSGKRLSIKFQKGTNINIPFIKNLFDGGAEVKSVRLLVPKSVRELDANSASGDIVITDFDLRSLKISNVSGDVKIENCSVENLNFSTVSGDLNFIASNYRRGKFGSVSGDLSIKGLPPMERETIVSSVSGDAIVSYSGEPKFDATISSVSGDISSDVGLVKIDKKHYRSGNGESQEYLKMNSVSGDLIISTKYTGTPAKEVKVESRTVSSEEKRGHRSAVVEENLQDQETRKILLLFKEGKLTKEYTFEMLGILGYSEQEIEEMLEVDEELQKFKDSVDVVIKNEDVESEKSFEAIEKPETPEKPDTPEEPKSI; encoded by the coding sequence ATGGTCGTGGAGAAAAAGTTTGAATTTGACAGCGCCGGAATCGAGATTCTTAAGATCTCTTCAGCTAGCGCGGATCTTCAGATCGACCTTGTGGAAGATGGAAATGTGATTGCATACGTCGAAGTAGATTCTAATGATTATGTGCCCGAAGCTGAGAGTTCAGGGAAGAGGCTGAGTATAAAGTTCCAGAAGGGAACGAATATAAACATTCCCTTCATAAAGAATCTCTTTGACGGCGGAGCAGAGGTCAAGAGCGTAAGACTTCTCGTGCCTAAGTCTGTAAGGGAGTTAGACGCCAACAGTGCTTCCGGTGATATCGTCATAACCGACTTCGATCTTAGAAGCCTTAAGATAAGCAACGTCAGCGGTGACGTGAAGATCGAGAACTGCTCTGTAGAAAACCTGAACTTCAGTACGGTAAGCGGAGACTTGAACTTCATAGCCTCGAATTATAGAAGAGGTAAATTCGGCTCGGTATCGGGTGATCTCAGCATTAAGGGGCTTCCTCCTATGGAAAGGGAAACAATAGTTTCTTCAGTCAGTGGAGACGCCATTGTCTCCTATTCGGGAGAGCCTAAGTTCGATGCCACAATCTCCTCCGTGAGCGGTGACATCTCATCTGACGTCGGGCTTGTGAAGATAGATAAGAAACACTATAGATCGGGAAACGGAGAATCGCAGGAGTATCTGAAAATGAACAGTGTTTCGGGAGATCTCATCATTAGTACGAAGTACACGGGGACTCCAGCGAAGGAAGTAAAGGTTGAATCCAGAACCGTTTCTTCGGAAGAAAAGAGGGGCCACAGATCGGCCGTTGTCGAGGAGAACCTTCAGGATCAGGAGACGAGAAAGATTCTTCTTCTCTTCAAGGAAGGCAAACTTACAAAGGAGTACACCTTTGAGATGCTCGGTATCCTCGGATACTCTGAGCAGGAGATTGAAGAGATGCTTGAAGTGGACGAGGAGCTTCAGAAGTTTAAGGACTCGGTAGATGTAGTAATCAAAAACGAAGATGTTGAAAGTGAAAAGTCTTTTGAAGCTATAGAAAAGCCAGAAACACCCGAAAAACCGGATACTCCCGAAGAACCGAAATCGATCTGA
- a CDS encoding nicotinate phosphoribosyltransferase, protein MRAGYYSDKYFTRLVEVLKKADKKSRVLYQLFPRRDATIVGIDEALAILRFGTGYYSNEGEAKRLFEEVLEIEKAVNHAAWEMDRHALVELTAQKWDLKMMLNDLWVDKWPELEVRALYDGDEAKDMEPVMTIEGDPRYFSYLETILLGVIARASSTATAVKSVVKAARGKEILFFSARFDHFWTQATDGYAALKAGAFGVSTDANADYWGVESMGTIPHALIAVYNGDTAEAALAFDRYIEGGVNRIILVDWDNDVIGTTVDCVARTYKAETGEDFTPGRTDPSVVIGPGKGKIWGVRFDTSGSLRDVSVVPKDASSLGVCPELVWRARREFDRYGMKDLKIVVSGGFTADKIDLFEKLNVPVDVYGVGSSLLKNKLDFTADIVEVEGRPCAKVGRGKIETPRLEKVASDYWNNDKEERC, encoded by the coding sequence ATGAGAGCCGGCTACTATTCTGACAAATACTTCACGAGACTTGTCGAAGTTCTCAAGAAGGCAGACAAGAAGTCAAGGGTGCTATATCAGCTCTTCCCGAGGAGAGACGCGACAATAGTGGGAATTGACGAAGCGCTCGCCATTCTTCGCTTTGGGACCGGTTATTACTCTAATGAAGGAGAGGCTAAGAGGCTCTTCGAAGAGGTGCTCGAGATTGAGAAGGCAGTGAACCACGCAGCATGGGAGATGGATCGACACGCCCTGGTGGAATTGACCGCTCAAAAATGGGACCTGAAGATGATGCTGAATGATCTCTGGGTTGACAAATGGCCCGAACTAGAAGTTCGCGCGCTGTATGACGGCGATGAAGCAAAGGATATGGAACCGGTTATGACGATAGAAGGCGACCCCAGATATTTCTCGTATCTCGAGACCATATTGCTGGGTGTTATAGCGAGAGCATCCTCAACTGCGACTGCCGTCAAGTCCGTCGTGAAGGCCGCCAGAGGCAAGGAGATACTCTTCTTCAGCGCGAGATTCGACCACTTCTGGACTCAGGCAACGGATGGATACGCGGCGCTCAAGGCCGGGGCTTTTGGAGTCTCTACCGACGCGAATGCCGACTACTGGGGCGTTGAGAGCATGGGGACGATTCCTCACGCGCTTATCGCAGTATATAACGGAGATACGGCCGAGGCCGCATTGGCTTTCGATCGTTATATAGAGGGCGGAGTCAACCGGATAATTTTGGTCGATTGGGACAACGATGTGATCGGAACGACGGTCGATTGCGTTGCACGCACGTATAAAGCCGAGACCGGAGAGGACTTCACACCTGGCAGGACCGATCCTTCGGTTGTCATAGGCCCGGGAAAGGGAAAGATATGGGGCGTGAGATTCGATACTTCTGGCAGTTTGAGAGACGTTTCGGTCGTCCCGAAAGACGCTTCTTCGCTGGGAGTCTGTCCCGAACTGGTCTGGAGGGCTAGAAGGGAATTCGACAGGTACGGAATGAAGGATTTGAAGATAGTCGTCTCGGGTGGTTTCACGGCGGATAAGATTGATCTCTTCGAGAAGCTGAATGTGCCCGTGGATGTTTACGGAGTCGGTTCGTCCCTGCTGAAAAACAAGCTGGACTTCACGGCAGATATCGTGGAGGTCGAAGGAAGACCCTGCGCAAAAGTGGGAAGAGGGAAGATAGAGACTCCAAGATTGGAAAAGGTAGCGAGTGACTATTGGAACAACGATAAAGAGGAGAGGTGTTGA
- the pdxS gene encoding pyridoxal 5'-phosphate synthase lyase subunit PdxS, translating to MEARGTWTVKKGFAEMFKNGVIMDVTNPEQAKIAQDAGATAVMALERVPADIRKEGGVARMAKIGLIKEIMETVTIPVMAKARIGHIAEAKILEAIGVDFIDESEVLTPADDKYHIDKRIFTVPFVCGARNLGEAVRRIAEGAAMIRTKGEAGTGNIIEAVKHMRTVNEEVRKVQMMNDAELVHYGKEIGAPVEILSQVRELGRLPVVNFAAGGVATPADAALMMMLGCDGVFVGSGIFKSKDPARMAKAIVEAVLHYDNPKALAEISENVGDAMDGLEIETLEVRMEERGW from the coding sequence ATGGAAGCAAGGGGAACCTGGACAGTAAAAAAAGGGTTCGCTGAAATGTTCAAGAACGGCGTAATCATGGATGTCACGAATCCCGAGCAGGCAAAGATAGCTCAGGATGCCGGAGCCACGGCAGTAATGGCTCTTGAAAGAGTACCGGCGGATATCCGAAAAGAGGGCGGAGTAGCCCGAATGGCAAAGATTGGTCTCATCAAAGAGATCATGGAAACTGTAACGATCCCTGTAATGGCCAAAGCGAGAATCGGCCACATCGCCGAAGCGAAGATCCTCGAGGCTATTGGCGTTGACTTCATCGACGAATCGGAGGTTCTTACACCTGCAGATGACAAGTATCACATAGACAAGAGAATATTCACCGTCCCCTTCGTTTGTGGAGCGAGAAATCTCGGAGAAGCAGTCAGGAGAATCGCCGAGGGCGCCGCTATGATCAGAACAAAGGGAGAGGCTGGCACCGGAAATATCATCGAGGCAGTCAAGCATATGAGAACCGTTAACGAAGAAGTGAGAAAGGTCCAGATGATGAACGACGCCGAACTCGTCCACTACGGAAAGGAAATCGGTGCGCCTGTCGAGATTCTCAGCCAGGTAAGAGAGCTCGGAAGACTTCCCGTCGTCAATTTCGCCGCCGGCGGAGTGGCTACACCGGCCGACGCAGCTCTCATGATGATGCTCGGCTGTGACGGAGTCTTCGTCGGTTCTGGAATCTTCAAGTCGAAGGATCCCGCAAGAATGGCCAAAGCGATCGTCGAAGCAGTTTTGCATTATGACAATCCTAAAGCGCTGGCAGAGATCTCGGAGAACGTCGGAGATGCAATGGACGGACTCGAGATCGAGACTCTTGAAGTTCGAATGGAAGAAAGAGGCTGGTAA
- the pdxT gene encoding pyridoxal 5'-phosphate synthase glutaminase subunit PdxT, with protein MKIGVLGIQGAIQEHLSILRNAGVEPSWVKDRKELNSVEALVMPGGESTTMIKLLKRFEMWEALRNRIEDGMPVLATCAGMILLSKKIENVVNQDSLGVLDISVKRNGYGRQINSFEVDLQIDEIGPEPFRAVFIRAPKIESIGGEVRVLTSYDGSPVLVRQNNMLAASFHPELTGDLRIHRYFLKMVEAAGQSIEKCAE; from the coding sequence TTGAAGATCGGGGTTCTCGGAATTCAAGGTGCTATACAGGAACATCTATCGATTCTCAGAAATGCAGGAGTGGAACCATCCTGGGTGAAGGATCGTAAAGAGCTTAACTCCGTCGAGGCGCTGGTAATGCCAGGTGGAGAGTCAACCACCATGATCAAACTCTTGAAGAGATTCGAAATGTGGGAAGCCCTCAGGAATAGGATAGAAGATGGAATGCCGGTCTTGGCGACCTGCGCGGGCATGATCCTCCTGTCCAAGAAGATTGAGAACGTCGTCAATCAGGACTCTCTGGGCGTTTTAGACATTAGCGTCAAGAGAAACGGTTACGGCAGGCAGATCAACAGCTTCGAGGTAGATCTACAGATCGACGAGATCGGTCCCGAACCATTCAGGGCAGTATTCATACGGGCTCCAAAGATCGAATCGATCGGTGGCGAAGTGAGAGTCCTTACAAGCTACGACGGATCACCGGTTCTCGTTCGCCAGAATAACATGCTTGCAGCCTCCTTTCATCCCGAACTCACTGGAGATCTGAGAATTCACCGGTACTTTCTAAAGATGGTCGAAGCGGCCGGACAGAGTATTGAAAAATGTGCAGAATGA
- a CDS encoding class II glutamine amidotransferase, translating into MCRMIAFKADKNIDTNWILDILKGISARGISSPHSDGWGYAVRGEGRETYNSSGAIFDSDKKLPQSRVGIIHSRKASKGYTVNLEHVHPFYTTVRGRNYAFCHNGTIYDFASDEGTTDTQRYLELLVSNLEIYETKRALEITSVFVAENYRYTSINALLTDYENVWAIRQNAETNDTEHALFLYERDGVRIVSSEPVEKFGDLLGNSIEIKNGESIVL; encoded by the coding sequence ATGTGCAGAATGATCGCCTTCAAGGCAGATAAGAACATAGATACGAACTGGATTTTAGACATTCTAAAGGGCATCTCCGCGAGAGGCATTTCCAGTCCTCACAGTGACGGCTGGGGCTATGCCGTTCGTGGCGAAGGGAGAGAGACCTACAACAGTTCCGGCGCGATCTTTGATAGCGATAAGAAGCTCCCTCAGAGCAGGGTAGGCATTATTCATTCTCGAAAGGCATCGAAGGGATACACCGTCAATCTCGAGCACGTTCATCCCTTCTACACCACGGTCAGGGGAAGGAACTATGCCTTCTGCCACAACGGAACGATATACGACTTCGCTAGCGATGAAGGAACGACGGATACACAGAGATATCTCGAGCTTCTGGTCAGCAACCTCGAGATATATGAAACGAAGAGAGCTCTAGAAATAACTTCGGTTTTTGTGGCGGAGAACTACCGCTACACGTCGATAAACGCGCTTCTCACGGATTATGAAAACGTCTGGGCGATAAGGCAGAACGCAGAGACGAACGACACGGAACACGCCCTGTTTCTTTACGAGAGAGACGGGGTAAGAATAGTCTCCAGCGAACCTGTCGAGAAATTCGGCGATCTTCTCGGCAACTCTATCGAAATAAAAAACGGCGAATCGATAGTCCTTTAG
- a CDS encoding nucleoside phosphorylase, translated as MEKRLPILEHNNERPAVIEPAKVISSIPEMPERAVILFYQDVIETLLNKGLLKKIVDRRSEVGLYPVYEIEYRGVKVAILNPGLGAPSAAGFYEELIALGVRKTIAGGSCGVLKREIPRGKIIVVESAIRDEGTSYHYLEPSREIAVDTEVLEKVEVSLEALSIPHIKGKTWTTDAFYRETKKIVKERIDEGCIAVEMEASALMAVSKFRNVLFGQLLSSGDDVSGEEWDRRFHPEADSHKERVFWAAIECCLNL; from the coding sequence ATGGAGAAGCGTTTACCTATTCTGGAACATAATAATGAAAGACCGGCCGTAATAGAACCGGCGAAGGTCATCTCTTCGATCCCCGAGATGCCGGAAAGAGCGGTAATTCTCTTCTATCAGGACGTTATCGAGACTCTCCTGAACAAGGGTCTTCTGAAGAAGATCGTTGACAGGAGAAGCGAGGTCGGACTGTATCCCGTTTATGAGATCGAGTACAGAGGGGTCAAAGTCGCGATCTTGAATCCCGGACTTGGAGCGCCGTCCGCAGCAGGCTTCTATGAGGAGCTCATCGCCCTTGGAGTTAGAAAGACAATAGCCGGCGGCTCATGCGGAGTATTGAAGAGAGAGATCCCTAGGGGAAAAATCATAGTCGTTGAATCTGCCATCAGAGACGAGGGAACATCGTACCATTACCTTGAGCCTTCCCGCGAAATCGCTGTAGATACAGAGGTGTTGGAAAAGGTAGAGGTCTCACTGGAAGCTTTATCGATTCCACATATCAAGGGAAAGACCTGGACAACAGACGCTTTCTACAGGGAGACGAAGAAGATAGTCAAGGAAAGAATCGACGAGGGCTGTATTGCCGTCGAAATGGAGGCTTCGGCCCTTATGGCCGTCTCGAAGTTCAGAAATGTCCTCTTTGGACAGTTACTTTCCTCGGGAGACGACGTTAGCGGCGAAGAGTGGGATAGGAGATTCCATCCCGAGGCCGACAGTCATAAGGAGCGTGTCTTCTGGGCGGCTATCGAATGCTGCCTCAACCTATAG
- a CDS encoding GNAT family N-acetyltransferase, translating to MNGPRRVSEEEYEKAVEILTEAFFEDPMIKYVFKDRERKEIRRLYGVMTKAYAPSSDIYFDSEESSGVIQWIDSEKELGVMAWLRSGAMRMIGSPISSLFRLMKTGMEIFKTQKECMKGHNLHLILLAVLPRKQGMGIGKKLMNLFIQEADSRGLPCYLETQNPSNLRFYESFGFSVVKEIEISLELRSWSMVRPIPLQEHENR from the coding sequence GTGAACGGACCGAGAAGAGTTTCCGAAGAAGAGTACGAGAAAGCTGTGGAGATCCTTACCGAAGCCTTCTTTGAAGATCCCATGATCAAATACGTGTTCAAGGACAGAGAAAGAAAAGAAATAAGAAGGCTGTACGGCGTAATGACGAAAGCTTACGCTCCATCAAGCGATATCTACTTCGATTCCGAAGAGTCTAGCGGAGTGATCCAGTGGATTGACTCTGAAAAGGAGCTCGGCGTAATGGCATGGCTCCGAAGTGGGGCAATGAGAATGATCGGTTCGCCCATTAGCTCGCTCTTTCGTCTGATGAAAACAGGGATGGAGATTTTTAAGACTCAGAAAGAATGCATGAAAGGACACAATCTGCACCTCATCTTGCTGGCCGTTCTACCTCGAAAACAGGGAATGGGAATAGGAAAGAAGCTGATGAACCTCTTTATTCAGGAAGCAGACTCCAGAGGGCTCCCCTGTTATCTGGAAACCCAGAATCCTTCAAATCTGCGCTTCTACGAATCCTTTGGATTCTCAGTCGTAAAGGAAATCGAAATCTCGCTCGAGCTGAGATCATGGAGCATGGTAAGGCCGATTCCGCTTCAAGAGCACGAGAACCGCTGA